In one Palaemon carinicauda isolate YSFRI2023 chromosome 25, ASM3689809v2, whole genome shotgun sequence genomic region, the following are encoded:
- the LOC137618867 gene encoding craniofacial development protein 2-like — MQVSISLDHDLGRSESSHRGGQGSLNFVPVPSPGKWGGLAAGKASGHETLAKTTMISEYNQNEINARAFPVSDALGPRPMPLKNRQGLPSHGWAGLKRQAQRKISEERMRVATLNVGTMTGKGRELVDDLMEKRKIGVICVQETGWKGNNARELGEGCKLYYRGANMEGRNGVGIILSKELKKNLIGVIRKNDRILSLKLGLGATIVNVVCAFATQTGCYEEEKDTFWEEMDQELGIIPARERISERPLGN; from the coding sequence ATGCAGGTGTCTATTTCCCTAGATCATGACCTGGGGCGTTCTGAATCCAGTCACCGAGGGGGGCAAGGCAGCCTCAACtttgtgccggtcccaagcccgggtaaatggggagggttggcggcaggaaaggcatccggccatgaaacattagccaaaacaactatgatcagtgagtataatcagaatgaaattaatgctagggcgttccccgtaAGTGACGCGCTGGGACCTCGCCCGATGCCtctgaaaaatcggcaagggctacccagccatgggtgggctgggttaaagaggcaagctcagaggaaaatatctgaggagaggatgagagtagcgactctgaatgtggggacaatgactggaaaagggcgagagctggttgatgACCTCATGGAGAAAAGGAAGATTGGAGTGATTTGTGTGCAGGAGACcgggtggaagggaaataacgcaagagaactaggtGAAGGTTGTAAACTATATTACAggggagcaaatatggaaggaagaaatggagtaggaataatattatcaaaagagttgaagaaaaatttgattggggtgattaggaaaaatgacagaattttgAGTTTAAAACTAGgattgggagcaacaatagtcaatgtggtgtgtgcctttGCAACGCAAACTGGATGTtacgaggaggagaaggatacattctgggaggaaaTGGACCAGGAGCTAGGAATTATTCCCGCAAGGGAAAGGAtatctgaacggccacttgggaattag